Proteins from one Catenuloplanes atrovinosus genomic window:
- a CDS encoding phosphotransferase, which translates to MFAEPPGFDRAALTRALRDGWGIAVAALEYAPVGFGAHHYRARDTGGADWFVTVDLDADPVALERAFGTAAALREAGLEFVAAPRRRPDGRCLTVLAGGSAVSVAEAIDGASHDFGDELPAPARRRLRDALDRMHAAPVPPGAPVDPLTVPRRDELTRAGPPWGPGPYADRARDLLLAHRDRIDALFARYDALVPAVRARRDTWVVTHGEPHPGNVMLPAGGGIRLIDWDTVAVAPRERDLWMADPDRTADPGAAELYRLRWALTDICAFAHDLRVPHRDDENTALAWRALGGYLISGL; encoded by the coding sequence GTGTTCGCCGAGCCACCCGGATTCGATCGTGCCGCGCTCACCCGGGCGCTGCGCGACGGATGGGGCATCGCGGTCGCCGCGCTGGAGTACGCGCCGGTCGGCTTCGGCGCCCACCACTACCGCGCCCGGGACACCGGCGGCGCGGACTGGTTCGTCACCGTCGACCTGGACGCGGACCCGGTCGCGCTGGAGCGGGCGTTCGGCACTGCGGCGGCGCTGCGCGAGGCGGGGCTGGAGTTCGTGGCGGCGCCGCGCCGGCGGCCGGACGGGCGCTGCCTGACCGTGCTGGCCGGGGGCAGCGCGGTGTCCGTGGCCGAGGCGATCGACGGCGCGTCCCACGACTTCGGCGACGAACTGCCCGCACCGGCGCGGCGGCGGCTGCGCGACGCGCTCGACCGCATGCACGCGGCGCCGGTGCCGCCGGGCGCGCCGGTGGACCCGCTGACCGTCCCGCGCCGCGACGAGCTCACCCGCGCGGGTCCGCCGTGGGGCCCGGGGCCGTACGCGGACCGGGCCCGCGACCTGCTCCTCGCCCACCGGGACCGGATCGACGCGCTGTTCGCCCGGTACGACGCGCTGGTCCCGGCCGTGCGGGCGCGGCGGGACACCTGGGTGGTCACGCACGGCGAGCCGCACCCGGGCAACGTGATGCTGCCGGCGGGCGGCGGCATCCGGCTGATCGACTGGGACACGGTCGCCGTCGCGCCCCGCGAGCGCGACCTGTGGATGGCGGACCCGGACCGCACGGCCGACCCGGGGGCGGCGGAGCTGTACCGGCTGCGCTGGGCGCTCACCGACATCTGCGCGTTCGCGCACGACCTGCGCGTGCCGCACCGGGACGACGAGAACACCGCGCTCGCCTGGCGGGCACTCGGCGGATACCTGATCTCCGGCCTATGA
- a CDS encoding SDR family oxidoreductase, translating to MARIVIVGGHGKVALLLAPLLVRAGDEVTSVFRNPEHTPDVAATGARPVVADLEKLDTEAIAALLAGHDAVVWSAGAGGGDPARTYAVDRDAAIRTMDAAVSAGVRRFVMVSYFGAGPDHGTPQESGFFPYAEAKSAADAHLAGTGLDWTILRPSRLTSDAPTGLIETAEQGATATSVTRADVAAAVAAALADPATRGRTVEFNNGGTPIASALVP from the coding sequence ATGGCGCGAATCGTGATCGTCGGCGGCCACGGCAAGGTGGCGCTGCTGCTGGCGCCGCTGCTGGTCCGGGCCGGCGACGAGGTGACCTCGGTGTTCCGCAACCCGGAGCACACGCCGGACGTGGCCGCCACCGGGGCCCGCCCGGTCGTCGCGGACCTGGAGAAGCTGGACACCGAGGCGATCGCGGCGCTGCTCGCGGGCCACGACGCGGTGGTCTGGTCGGCGGGCGCGGGCGGCGGCGATCCGGCGCGGACGTACGCGGTGGACCGGGACGCCGCGATCCGGACGATGGACGCGGCCGTGAGCGCGGGCGTGCGGCGGTTCGTGATGGTGTCCTACTTCGGCGCCGGCCCGGACCACGGCACGCCGCAGGAGAGCGGCTTCTTCCCGTACGCGGAGGCGAAGTCCGCGGCCGACGCCCACCTGGCCGGCACCGGGCTGGACTGGACGATCCTGCGGCCGAGCCGGCTCACGTCCGACGCGCCGACCGGGCTGATCGAGACCGCGGAGCAGGGCGCGACCGCCACCAGCGTGACCCGCGCGGACGTGGCCGCGGCCGTGGCGGCGGCGCTGGCCGACCCGGCCACCCGCGGCCGGACCGTCGAGTTCAACAACGGCGGCACGCCGATCGCGTCAGCGCTCGTACCGTAG
- a CDS encoding class I SAM-dependent methyltransferase, translating into MVRVRLTEARETLLVTLYARALDARAAHPVLGDTMAAAAVDAIDYDFSATGISPQMAPTVAVRARFLDGWVREFLREHDGEVTVVHLGAGLDTRVWRVDPRPGAEWYDVDFPDVVELRHTLFPDRPGYHTIGASVTDDGWLDRIPAGHPTLAIAEGLSMYLTEEQGISLLRRITGRFGEGTTIAFDAFNRLAIRAQKLNPAVRLSGATLHWSVDDPHDPVRAVPGLRLRDAVDAITAPGTEELPRVTRLLGSALRPIPAVRHMSRYLRYER; encoded by the coding sequence ATGGTGCGGGTTCGCCTCACGGAGGCGCGCGAGACGCTGTTGGTAACGCTGTACGCCCGGGCGCTCGACGCCCGCGCGGCACACCCGGTGCTGGGCGACACCATGGCCGCGGCCGCGGTCGACGCCATCGACTACGACTTCTCCGCCACCGGCATCAGCCCGCAGATGGCGCCCACCGTGGCGGTGCGGGCCAGGTTCCTGGACGGGTGGGTGCGCGAGTTCCTGCGCGAGCACGACGGCGAGGTCACCGTGGTCCACCTCGGCGCCGGGCTGGACACCCGCGTCTGGCGCGTCGATCCCCGGCCCGGCGCCGAGTGGTACGACGTGGACTTCCCGGACGTCGTCGAGCTGCGCCACACGCTGTTCCCGGACCGGCCCGGCTACCACACGATCGGCGCGTCCGTCACCGACGACGGCTGGCTCGACCGCATCCCGGCCGGGCACCCCACGCTCGCGATCGCGGAGGGCCTGAGCATGTACCTCACCGAGGAGCAGGGCATCTCACTGCTGCGCCGGATCACCGGCCGGTTCGGCGAGGGCACCACGATCGCGTTCGACGCGTTCAACCGGCTGGCGATCCGCGCCCAGAAGCTGAACCCGGCGGTCCGCCTCTCCGGCGCCACGCTGCACTGGAGCGTGGACGACCCGCACGACCCGGTCCGGGCCGTGCCCGGGCTGCGGCTGCGCGACGCGGTGGACGCGATCACCGCGCCCGGCACCGAGGAACTGCCGCGCGTCACCCGGCTGCTCGGCTCCGCGCTCCGGCCGATCCCGGCCGTGCGGCACATGTCCCGCTATCTACGGTACGAGCGCTGA
- a CDS encoding citrate synthase: MTDVKLEHPGGQLSMPVRNAVEGPAGVDVGQLLKETGYVTLDTGFVNTASCTSAITYIDGDAGILRYRGYPIDQLAGKASFLETSYLLIYGELPTADQLAEFDSRVRKHTLLHEEMRQFFGGFPRDAHPMAVLSSAVSALSTFYQDALDPFNPEDVEISTVRLLAKVPTIASYAYKKSIGQPMLYPDNNLGYVENFLRMTFGVPTEDYEIDPVVAQVLDMLLVLHADHEQNCSTSTVRLVGSSHANLFASVSAGVNALFGPLHGGANEAVLTMLNGIHANGGDVNAFVERVKKKEPGVKLMGFGHRVYKNYDPRAAIVKQAARDVLERTGGNDPLLELAMKLEEIALADDFFISRKLYPNVDFYTGLIYKAMGFPTKMFTVLFALGRLPGWIAQWREMINDPATKIGRPRQLYTGSPERAFVPITER, from the coding sequence ATGACGGATGTCAAGCTTGAGCATCCTGGCGGACAGCTGTCGATGCCGGTTCGGAACGCGGTTGAGGGACCGGCGGGCGTTGACGTCGGTCAGTTGTTGAAGGAAACCGGATACGTCACCCTCGACACCGGATTCGTCAACACCGCCTCATGCACCTCCGCGATCACCTACATCGACGGCGACGCCGGAATTCTGCGCTACCGTGGCTACCCGATCGACCAGCTGGCGGGCAAGGCGTCGTTCCTCGAGACGTCCTACCTCCTCATCTACGGTGAGCTGCCCACGGCGGACCAGCTCGCCGAGTTCGACTCCCGCGTCCGCAAGCACACGCTGCTGCATGAGGAGATGCGCCAGTTCTTCGGCGGTTTCCCGCGTGACGCGCACCCGATGGCCGTGCTCTCCTCCGCGGTGAGCGCGCTGTCGACCTTCTACCAGGACGCGCTCGACCCGTTCAATCCCGAGGACGTGGAGATCTCCACGGTCCGGCTGCTGGCCAAGGTGCCGACCATAGCGTCGTACGCCTACAAGAAGTCCATCGGTCAGCCGATGCTCTACCCGGACAACAATCTGGGTTACGTGGAGAACTTCCTCCGCATGACCTTCGGCGTCCCGACCGAGGACTACGAGATCGACCCGGTCGTGGCGCAGGTGCTGGACATGCTGCTCGTCCTGCACGCGGACCACGAGCAGAACTGCTCCACCTCCACGGTCCGCCTGGTCGGCTCCAGCCACGCGAACCTCTTCGCCTCCGTCTCGGCCGGCGTGAACGCGCTGTTCGGCCCGCTGCACGGCGGCGCGAACGAGGCCGTGCTGACCATGCTCAACGGCATCCACGCGAACGGCGGCGACGTCAACGCGTTCGTCGAGCGCGTGAAGAAGAAGGAGCCCGGCGTCAAGCTGATGGGCTTCGGGCACCGGGTCTACAAGAACTACGACCCGCGCGCCGCCATCGTCAAGCAGGCCGCGCGGGACGTGCTCGAGCGCACCGGCGGCAACGACCCGCTGCTCGAGCTCGCGATGAAGCTGGAGGAGATCGCGCTCGCCGACGACTTCTTCATCTCTCGCAAGCTCTACCCCAACGTGGACTTCTACACGGGCCTCATCTACAAGGCGATGGGCTTCCCGACCAAGATGTTCACGGTGCTGTTCGCGCTCGGCCGGCTCCCCGGCTGGATCGCGCAGTGGCGCGAAATGATCAACGACCCGGCGACGAAGATCGGCCGCCCGCGGCAGCTCTACACCGGCTCGCCGGAGCGCGCGTTCGTCCCGATCACCGAGCGCTGA
- a CDS encoding glycerophosphodiester phosphodiesterase family protein has product MWNRRLLTATLASALIAGALVAPASASARRSFDLQAHRGGLGLRVENTLASFGNALQLGVRTLELDVQITEDRQAVVTHDRRVSGTKCADTAPVTPGDPEFPYVGKYVNTLTLAQVRTLDCGSRSLADKPGQLAVPGARMPLLSEVFALVKRYRADDVTLNVETKVEAGAPSETAPREQFVQVTLAEIRKAGMLRQVTIQSFDWGALKRFREVEPRLPRVALTNYDFLQVGQPGASPWLGGLDIDDFGGDPIKAIKTFGAYAFSPVHGFPQNGTVSDPAYRPYVTEAMVTHAHRNGIKVVPWTVNDVPTMAKLLDDGVDGLITDYPDRLRTLLSSRGYQLPRGYRSPFDVQAHRGGRATLPENTLPAFSASLAEPAISTLELDTGVTRDGHLVVLHDRTINGSHCVDTAPATPGDPAYPYVGDLVHSLTLAQIKTLDCGTRTNLPGQTPVPGARVPTLTEVFELVAASGRTDVRLNIETKISPTVNDTERYDVFTRKLVTAIQRARMTSRVTIQSFDWRTIQLSRRLDPRIETVALVWQYGPAECASPADECSLRAVYGDPSVRSPWTGSLDWWRFRDLGKLVRAAGAGTVSANWQVHDPSQPAAPHPDWYIRTDPSYFHGPTVPVLQRRDGLKVVPYTLDDPAVIQRAIDLGVDGIISDTPALLIQIAIRNGLR; this is encoded by the coding sequence ATGTGGAATCGACGACTGCTGACCGCCACCCTGGCGTCGGCGCTGATCGCGGGCGCGCTGGTGGCGCCGGCATCGGCCTCGGCCCGGAGATCATTCGACCTGCAGGCCCACCGCGGCGGGCTCGGCCTGCGCGTGGAGAACACGCTGGCGTCCTTCGGCAACGCGCTCCAACTCGGCGTGCGCACGCTGGAGCTGGACGTGCAGATCACCGAGGACCGGCAGGCCGTGGTCACCCACGACCGGCGCGTCTCCGGCACCAAGTGCGCCGACACCGCGCCCGTCACGCCCGGCGACCCGGAGTTCCCGTACGTCGGAAAGTATGTCAACACGCTGACGCTGGCCCAGGTCCGTACGCTCGACTGCGGATCGAGGTCGCTGGCCGATAAGCCGGGGCAGCTGGCCGTGCCGGGTGCCCGCATGCCGCTGCTGAGCGAGGTCTTCGCGCTGGTCAAGCGCTACCGCGCGGACGACGTGACGCTCAATGTGGAGACCAAGGTGGAGGCGGGCGCGCCCTCCGAGACCGCGCCGCGCGAGCAGTTCGTCCAGGTCACGCTGGCCGAGATCCGCAAGGCCGGGATGCTGCGCCAGGTCACGATCCAGAGCTTCGACTGGGGTGCGCTGAAGCGGTTCCGCGAGGTCGAGCCGCGGCTGCCCCGGGTGGCGCTGACCAACTACGACTTCCTCCAGGTGGGGCAGCCGGGCGCGTCGCCGTGGCTGGGCGGCCTGGACATCGACGACTTCGGCGGCGACCCGATCAAGGCGATCAAGACCTTCGGGGCGTACGCGTTCTCGCCCGTGCACGGCTTCCCGCAGAACGGCACCGTGTCCGACCCGGCGTACCGGCCCTACGTCACCGAGGCGATGGTGACGCACGCGCACCGCAACGGCATCAAGGTCGTCCCGTGGACCGTCAACGACGTGCCCACCATGGCGAAGCTGCTCGACGACGGCGTGGACGGCCTGATCACCGACTACCCGGACCGGCTGCGCACGCTGCTCTCCTCGCGCGGATACCAGCTGCCGCGCGGGTACCGGTCGCCGTTCGACGTGCAGGCCCACCGCGGCGGCCGCGCCACGCTCCCGGAGAACACGCTGCCCGCGTTCTCCGCGTCGCTGGCCGAACCGGCGATCTCCACGCTGGAGCTGGACACCGGCGTCACCCGCGACGGCCACCTGGTGGTGCTGCACGACCGCACGATCAACGGCTCGCACTGCGTCGACACCGCGCCCGCGACCCCGGGTGACCCGGCGTACCCCTACGTGGGCGACCTGGTGCACTCGCTGACGCTCGCGCAGATCAAGACCCTCGACTGCGGTACGCGGACGAACCTGCCCGGCCAGACGCCGGTGCCCGGGGCGCGCGTCCCCACGCTCACCGAGGTCTTCGAGCTGGTGGCGGCGTCCGGTCGTACCGACGTCCGGCTCAACATCGAGACGAAGATCAGTCCGACGGTGAACGACACCGAGCGCTACGACGTCTTCACCCGCAAGCTGGTCACCGCGATCCAGCGGGCGCGGATGACCTCGCGCGTCACCATCCAGTCGTTCGACTGGCGCACCATCCAGCTGTCCCGGCGCCTCGACCCGCGCATCGAGACCGTGGCGCTGGTCTGGCAGTACGGCCCGGCCGAGTGCGCGTCGCCGGCCGACGAGTGCTCGCTGCGGGCCGTCTACGGCGACCCGTCGGTGCGCAGCCCGTGGACCGGCAGCCTGGACTGGTGGCGCTTCCGCGACCTGGGCAAGCTGGTCCGCGCCGCCGGCGCCGGCACGGTCTCCGCCAACTGGCAGGTCCACGACCCGTCCCAGCCGGCCGCCCCGCACCCGGACTGGTACATCCGGACGGACCCGTCGTACTTCCACGGCCCCACGGTGCCGGTCCTCCAGCGCCGCGACGGCCTGAAGGTCGTCCCGTACACGCTGGACGACCCGGCGGTCATCCAGCGCGCCATCGACCTCGGCGTCGACGGCATCATCTCCGACACCCCCGCGCTGCTCATCCAGATCGCCATCCGCAACGGCCTCCGCTGA